One stretch of Phocoena phocoena chromosome 10, mPhoPho1.1, whole genome shotgun sequence DNA includes these proteins:
- the KLHDC8B gene encoding kelch domain-containing protein 8B, with amino-acid sequence MATGGGRAFAWQVFPPMPTCRVYGTVAYQDGHLLVLGGCGRAGLPLDTAETLDMASHTWLALAPLPTARAGAAAVVLGKQVLVVGGVDEGQSPVAAVEAFLADEGRWERRATLPQAAMGVATVERDGMVYALGGMGPDTTPQAQVRVYEPRRDCWLSLPSMPTPCYGASTFLNGNKIYVLGGRQGKLPVTAFEAFDLEARTWTRHPSLPSRRAFASCVMAEGSVFSLGGLQQPGPHNFYSRPHFVNTVEMFNLEHGSWTKLPRSLRMRDKRADFVVGSLGDHIVAIGGLGNQPCPLGSVEGFSLARRRWEALPAMPTARCSCSSLQAGPRLFAIGGVAQGPSQAVEALCLRDGV; translated from the exons ATGGCTACAGGAGGTGGCCGGGCCTTTGCTTGGCAGGTGTTCCCACCCATGCCCACCTGCCGGGTATATGGTACAGTGGCATACCAGGATGGGcacctgctagtgttggggggCTGTGGCCGAGCTGGACTGCCTTTGGACACTGCCGAGACATTGGACATGGCCTCACATACGTGGCTGGCACTGGCACCCCTGCCCACTGCCCGGGCTGGTGCGGCTGCTGTGGTACTGGGCAAGCAGGTGCTAGTGGTGGGCGGTGTGGATGAGGGCCAGAGCCCGGTAGCTGCTGTGGAGGCCTTCCTGGCTGACGAGGGCCGCTGGGAGCGTCGGGCCACCCTACCTCAGGCAGCCATGGGGGTTGCAACTGTGGAGAGAG ATGGTATGGTGTATGCACTGGGGGGAATGGGCCCTGACACAACCCCCCAGGCCCAGGTTCGGGTGTATGAACCCCGCCGGGACTGCTGGCTTTCGCTGCCCTCGATGCCCACACCCTGCTACGGGGCCTCCACCTTCCTGAACGGGAACAAGATCTATGTCCTGG GGGGCCGCCAGGGCAAGCTCCCAGTGACTGCTTTTGAGGCCTTTGATCTGGAGGCCCGTACCTGGACCCGACACCCAAGCCTGCCCAGCCGCCGGGCCTTTGCCAGCTGCGTGATGGCCGAAGGCAGCGTCTTTAGCCTGGGTGGCCTGCAGCAGCCTGGGCCCCACAATTTCTACTCCCGCCCACACTTTGTCAACACTGTGGAGATGTTCAACCTGGAGCATG ggTCCTGGACCAAGCTGCCCCGAAGCCTGCGCATGAGGGATAAGAGGGCCGACTTTGTGGTTGGCTCACTTGGGGACCACATCGTGGCCATTGGGGGCCTTG GAAACCAGCCGTGCCCTCTGGGCTCCGTGGAGGGCTTCAGCCTTGCACGGCGGCGCTGGGAGGCACTGCCTGCCATGCCTACGGCCCGCTGCTCCTGTTCTAGTCTGCAGGCTGGGCCCCGGCTGTTTGCCATCGGGGGTGTGGCCCAGGGTCCCAGTCAAGCTGTGGAGGCACTGTGTCTGCGTGATGGGGTCTGA